One region of Miscanthus floridulus cultivar M001 chromosome 19, ASM1932011v1, whole genome shotgun sequence genomic DNA includes:
- the LOC136528538 gene encoding arogenate dehydrogenase 2, chloroplastic-like — MASSSSVRLHHLPSASRRSPTPSNLQFRAASCPWRRLHVPGTAPSPLCLRATGAAQPIDSDSNAPLSRGAQEVEKVEEQPQPPPRLKIAVVGFGNFGQFLSRTLVAQGHTVLAHSRSDHSATAASMAAYFFPDPHDLCECHPDVVLLATSILSTESVVRSLPLHRLRRDTLFADVLSVKEFPKRLLLGLLPEEMDIICTHPMFGPESARDGWAGLPFMFDRVRVRDTCPARRARAEAFLGVFAQEGCRMVEMSCAEHDAHAAETQFLTHTVGRMLAALELRATPIDTRGYETLLGLVENTCSDSFDLYNGLFMYNNNSTELLNRLDWAMDAVKRRLFDGLHDVLRRQLFHVGEGEGEGEKHATATATIKSGEVNN, encoded by the coding sequence ATGGCGTCATCTTCCTCCGTCCGCCTCCATCACCTGCCGTCCGCCTCTCGCCGGTCGCCTACTCCATCCAACCTTCAATTCCGCGCGGCGAGCTGCCCGTGGCGGCGGCTTCACGTTCCCGGCACAGCACCTTCTCCCCTCTGCCTCCGCGCCACGGGTGCCGCGCAGCCGATTGACAGCGACAGCAACGCTCCGTTATCCCGTGGGGCGCAGGAGGTCGAGAAGGTGGAGGAGCAGCCTCAGCCTCCGCCGCGGCTCAAGATCGCCGTGGTCGGTTTCGGCAACTTCGGGCAGTTCCTATCGCGCACGCTGGTGGCGCAGGGGCACACGGTGCTGGCGCACTCCCGGTCCGACCACTCCGCCACAGCGGCGTCCATGGCCGCGTACTTCTTCCCAGACCCGCACGACCTGTGCGAGTGCCACCCGGACGTGGTGCTCCTGGCTACCTCCATCCTGTCCACCGAGTCCGTGGTCCGGTCGCTCCCGCTGCACCGCCTCCGGCGCGACACGCTCTTCGCCGACGTCCTCTCCGTAAAGGAGTTCCCCAAGCGGCTCCTCCTGGGCTTGCTCCCGGAGGAGATGGACATCATCTGCACGCACCCGATGTTCGGGCCGGAGTCGGCGCGCGACGGCTGGGCCGGCCTCCCCTTCATGTTCGACAGGGTGCGCGTCCGGGACACCTGCCCGgcgcgccgcgcccgcgccgaggCGTTCCTCGGCGTGTTCGCGCAGGAAGGGTGCCGGATGGTGGAGATGTCGTGCGCGGAGCACGACGCGCACGCCGCCGAGACGCAGTTCCTGACGCACACCGTCGGGAGGATGCTGGCGGCGCTGGAGCTCCGGGCGACGCCGATCGACACCAGAGGGTACGAGACGCTGCTCGGGCTGGTGGAGAATACGTGCAGCGACAGCTTCGACCTCTACAACGGCCTCTTCATGTACAACAACAACTCCACCGAGCTGCTCAACCGCCTCGACTGGGCCATGGACGCCGTCAAGAGGAGGCTCTTCGACGGACTCCATGACGTGCTCCGGAGGCAGCTGTTCCACgtcggggagggggagggggagggggagaagcacgcgacggcgacggcgacgatcaAGTCGGGAGAGGTGAATAATTGA